A DNA window from Borrelia sp. HM contains the following coding sequences:
- the thrS gene encoding threonine--tRNA ligase, translating to MSEKLDKDSVLYKKRHSIAHVMAEAVLELFPNTKIAIGPPIKNGFYYDFDFEKHITENDLLLIEQKMKEILRTGSSFIKEVITKEHALMLFKDEPYKVDLIQELDIKDEISIYKSHNFIDLCKGPHVDNMNKIDPKAFKLTNIAGAYWRGNEKNKMLTRIYGTLWNNEKELKEYLRLKEEIKKRDHRKLGRELDLFSVHEDIGPGLIFFHPNGARVRALIEDFWREEHFRNGYDILFTPHVGKSCLWEISGHLDFYQESMFEKMEIDKSNYYVKPMNCPFHIAIYNTRKHSYRDLPFRWAELGTVYRYEKIGALHGTMRVRGFTQDDAHIICTYEQVKSEIQEVLRFAICMWNKFGFTDLKAYLSTKPEKAVGNKDDWEISVKVLEEALIELGILYDIDEGGGAFYGPKIDLKIIDSLDREWQMSTIQFDFNLPARFKMTYIAKDGKERQPFVIHRALLGSIERFFGILIEHYGGAFPVWLAPLQVVIIPVNNIVEEYALRVLSYFKNEGIRIKFDNDSSIRMNSRIRQYQAQKIPYMFIIGIKEVEEEKISIRTRANDQINGLELQEALEFLKLKIKNKEIL from the coding sequence ATGAGTGAAAAATTAGATAAAGACAGTGTTCTTTATAAAAAACGACATTCAATTGCTCATGTTATGGCAGAAGCTGTTCTTGAATTGTTTCCAAATACTAAGATTGCTATAGGGCCTCCCATTAAAAATGGATTTTATTATGATTTTGATTTTGAAAAACATATTACAGAAAATGATCTTTTGTTAATAGAACAAAAGATGAAAGAGATTTTAAGGACAGGAAGTTCTTTTATAAAAGAAGTAATAACTAAAGAGCATGCTTTAATGCTTTTTAAAGATGAGCCTTATAAAGTAGATTTAATTCAAGAGCTTGATATTAAAGATGAGATTTCTATATACAAAAGTCATAATTTTATTGACCTTTGTAAGGGTCCTCATGTTGATAATATGAATAAAATTGATCCAAAAGCATTTAAGTTAACTAATATTGCTGGTGCTTACTGGCGTGGTAATGAAAAAAATAAAATGCTTACTCGTATTTATGGAACTTTATGGAATAATGAAAAAGAATTAAAAGAATATCTTAGATTAAAAGAAGAAATAAAAAAGAGGGATCATAGAAAACTTGGACGCGAACTTGATTTATTTTCTGTACATGAAGATATAGGTCCTGGTCTTATATTTTTTCATCCAAATGGAGCTCGAGTAAGGGCTTTAATAGAAGATTTTTGGAGAGAAGAACATTTTAGAAATGGTTATGACATACTTTTTACGCCTCATGTTGGTAAATCTTGTCTTTGGGAGATATCTGGGCATTTAGATTTTTATCAAGAAAGTATGTTTGAAAAAATGGAGATAGATAAAAGTAATTATTATGTTAAACCTATGAATTGTCCATTTCATATTGCAATTTATAATACTAGAAAGCATTCTTATAGAGATCTACCATTTAGATGGGCAGAACTTGGTACTGTGTATCGGTATGAAAAGATTGGTGCTCTTCATGGTACTATGCGCGTTAGAGGATTTACACAAGATGATGCACATATTATATGTACTTATGAACAAGTTAAGTCTGAGATTCAAGAGGTTTTAAGATTTGCTATTTGTATGTGGAATAAATTTGGATTTACCGACTTAAAAGCATATCTTTCTACAAAGCCGGAAAAAGCTGTTGGAAATAAGGATGATTGGGAAATATCAGTAAAAGTTTTAGAGGAAGCTTTAATTGAATTAGGTATTCTTTATGATATTGATGAGGGAGGCGGAGCTTTTTATGGACCTAAGATTGATCTAAAAATAATTGATTCTCTTGATCGAGAGTGGCAGATGAGTACAATTCAGTTTGATTTTAATCTTCCTGCAAGATTTAAGATGACTTATATAGCAAAAGATGGTAAAGAAAGGCAACCTTTTGTTATTCATAGAGCTCTTCTTGGTTCTATTGAGAGATTTTTTGGGATTTTGATAGAGCATTATGGTGGAGCATTTCCTGTATGGTTAGCACCTCTTCAAGTTGTAATTATTCCTGTAAATAATATTGTAGAAGAGTATGCCTTAAGAGTATTATCTTATTTTAAAAATGAAGGCATTAGAATAAAATTTGATAATGATAGCAGTATTAGGATGAATTCAAGAATTAGGCAATATCAAGCTCAAAAAATTCCCTATATGTTTATAATAGGAATAAAAGAGGTAGAAGAAGAGAAAATTTCAATTAGAACCAGAGCAAATGATCAGATTAATGGACTTGAATTACAAGAAGCTCTTGAATTTTTAAAATTAAAAATAAAGAATAAGGAGATTTTATAG
- a CDS encoding rod shape-determining protein, which translates to MNFFKSFLIDIGIDLGTCNTLVYIKDYGVVMSEPSVVAIDVSKGNRVVAVGRNAKKMLWKTPENIKAVRPLRDGVIADIENTEKMIKYFINQIFSRKKLFFKPRMVIGVPTCITEVERRAVKESAMNAGAREVKVIEESLAAAIGSDIPIFEPTGHMVCDIGGGTTEISVISLGGMVVSRAIRTGGDEFDESIIKYMRNVHNIVIGQQTAEKLKIKIGNVYPDIHNLKVETIDIKGTDAVTGLPKKQIIDSMEIRESLQEPISTVVDEVKRTLGATPPELATDIVERGIILTGGGALLKGLSRLLSKETGVPVYVADNPLLSVAVGAGLFYDYANRIDISKNIYSFINE; encoded by the coding sequence TTGAATTTTTTTAAATCTTTTTTAATAGATATTGGTATTGATCTTGGTACATGTAACACTTTAGTTTATATAAAGGATTATGGTGTGGTGATGAGCGAGCCTTCAGTAGTTGCTATAGATGTTAGTAAAGGTAATAGAGTTGTGGCTGTTGGGCGTAATGCAAAGAAAATGCTTTGGAAAACACCTGAAAACATTAAGGCGGTAAGACCGCTTCGTGATGGTGTTATTGCTGATATTGAAAATACAGAGAAAATGATTAAATATTTTATAAATCAGATTTTTTCTCGAAAAAAATTGTTTTTTAAGCCCAGGATGGTAATAGGAGTGCCAACTTGCATTACGGAAGTTGAGAGAAGAGCAGTAAAAGAGAGTGCAATGAATGCTGGTGCTCGCGAAGTTAAGGTTATTGAGGAATCTCTTGCAGCTGCTATTGGTTCTGATATCCCTATTTTTGAACCAACTGGTCATATGGTGTGTGATATTGGAGGAGGAACTACTGAAATATCAGTTATTTCCCTTGGTGGTATGGTAGTAAGTAGAGCTATTAGAACTGGTGGAGATGAGTTTGATGAAAGCATTATAAAGTACATGAGGAATGTTCATAATATTGTTATTGGTCAGCAAACAGCAGAAAAATTAAAAATTAAGATTGGTAATGTTTATCCAGATATTCATAATTTAAAAGTAGAAACGATAGATATTAAAGGTACAGATGCTGTTACTGGGCTTCCTAAAAAGCAAATTATTGATTCCATGGAAATACGAGAATCTTTGCAAGAACCTATTAGTACTGTTGTTGATGAAGTTAAGCGTACTCTTGGAGCAACTCCTCCAGAGCTTGCAACAGATATTGTTGAGCGTGGGATTATATTAACAGGGGGTGGGGCTCTTCTTAAGGGTCTTAGTAGGCTTTTATCAAAAGAAACAGGAGTTCCAGTATATGTTGCAGATAATCCTTTGCTATCTGTGGCTGTTGGAGCAGGTTTATTTTATGATTATGCCAATAGAATAGATATTAGTAAAAATATATATAGTTTTATTAATGAATAG
- a CDS encoding tetratricopeptide repeat protein translates to MGSNYLKYVFYLLISLLLLFFIFYILSYFKAFSNSYLKAGPTEVNLLALWDNKEYKEIIDYAENGLKANRFDFNLNLLLGFSYFYYSLMLNDSYLKNQFLDNAIERLRFLIAINDDASMGLIYYVLGKAYSHKGEYYSDLSVKYLNKALYSSGFSFMSMKNDIFEYLGYSYQLLRDYNASLKFFEKAYKENKSDLVLWSLAYVNYKAGNIDDSIEYINKFLQEENGISANERSDGNLIQKVYLLYGDIYLAKNDYDEAFNCYDKVLKINSLNPNVYVKIGDIYRKKDKDYPKARKYWREALSIDPYLEEARERLKISLEDFRENLN, encoded by the coding sequence ATGGGGAGCAATTACTTAAAATATGTTTTTTATTTACTTATCAGCTTATTACTTTTGTTCTTTATTTTTTACATCTTGTCTTATTTTAAGGCTTTTTCCAATTCATATTTAAAGGCAGGACCTACTGAGGTAAATTTACTTGCTCTTTGGGATAATAAGGAATATAAAGAAATAATAGATTATGCTGAAAATGGGCTTAAGGCAAACAGGTTTGATTTTAATTTAAATTTGCTTCTTGGATTTTCATATTTTTATTATTCTTTGATGTTAAATGATAGTTATTTGAAAAACCAATTTTTAGACAATGCAATAGAAAGATTGAGATTTTTAATAGCTATTAATGATGATGCTTCTATGGGTTTGATTTATTATGTTTTGGGTAAAGCCTATTCTCATAAGGGTGAATATTATAGTGATCTTTCCGTTAAATATTTAAATAAGGCACTATATTCAAGTGGTTTTTCTTTTATGAGTATGAAAAATGATATTTTTGAGTACTTGGGATATTCATATCAGCTTTTAAGGGACTATAATGCTAGCTTGAAATTTTTTGAAAAAGCTTATAAAGAGAATAAGTCTGATCTTGTGCTTTGGAGTTTGGCTTATGTGAATTATAAGGCTGGAAATATTGATGATAGCATTGAATATATAAACAAATTTTTGCAAGAAGAAAATGGCATATCAGCAAATGAGAGAAGTGATGGTAATTTAATTCAAAAAGTATATTTATTATATGGGGATATATATTTGGCCAAAAATGATTATGATGAGGCTTTTAATTGCTATGATAAAGTCTTGAAAATTAATAGTTTAAATCCTAATGTTTATGTTAAAATAGGAGACATATATAGGAAAAAAGATAAAGATTATCCTAAAGCTAGGAAATATTGGAGAGAAGCACTAAGCATTGATCCTTATTTGGAAGAAGCCAGAGAGAGGCTAAAAATTAGTTTAGAGGATTTTAGGGAGAACTTGAATTGA
- a CDS encoding zinc ribbon domain-containing protein: METNIDILKNLEGIYKARFELEERQKTIPRYLQAKKAQIDELIGWLDDLQLKFKDYQKDDVSLKLDIQDINVRKSKAEEKIDSIKTQREYEALEKELQTIIDDEVAVRKKMTHITGLKAKVDKEIIEVKSKLEFEQNIYATESASLENELLEIIKKLDSIKLEEEKYASRMDEDFLFKFQRIIRNKSNGVVPLIDSVCKGCHMILPVEFANKVRREPDDIKFCPYCSRILYYQAKFEIGLEMVPGGLADLL; encoded by the coding sequence ATGGAAACTAATATTGATATACTGAAAAACCTTGAAGGTATATATAAAGCTAGGTTTGAGCTTGAGGAAAGACAAAAAACTATTCCTAGATATTTGCAAGCTAAAAAAGCTCAAATAGATGAACTAATTGGATGGCTTGATGACTTACAGCTTAAATTTAAAGACTATCAAAAAGATGATGTCTCTTTGAAATTGGATATTCAAGATATTAATGTGAGAAAGAGTAAGGCAGAGGAAAAAATTGATAGCATTAAAACTCAAAGGGAGTATGAGGCTCTTGAAAAAGAATTACAGACTATAATTGATGATGAGGTTGCTGTTAGGAAGAAAATGACACATATTACTGGCCTTAAGGCAAAAGTAGACAAGGAAATAATAGAGGTTAAGAGTAAGCTTGAATTTGAGCAAAATATTTATGCTACCGAGAGTGCTAGTCTTGAAAATGAGCTTTTAGAAATTATAAAAAAACTTGATTCTATAAAATTAGAAGAGGAGAAATATGCCTCTAGAATGGATGAGGACTTTTTATTTAAATTTCAAAGAATTATTAGAAATAAGTCTAATGGAGTTGTACCTTTAATTGACAGTGTTTGTAAAGGTTGTCATATGATACTTCCTGTTGAGTTTGCAAATAAGGTAAGGCGTGAACCTGATGATATCAAGTTTTGTCCTTATTGTAGTAGAATACTTTATTATCAGGCTAAATTTGAAATTGGTTTAGAAATGGTTCCTGGTGGTTTAGCAGATTTGCTATAA
- the rodA gene encoding rod shape-determining protein RodA — protein sequence MAVFRKGYDGFTLFSLVMISFIGILLIYSSDYTSNGSLMKIEYIKQIIWVFSGFFIVFLVGRYDLKIIHGMIYPLYFLLIVALIFTAFFGITVNGAKSWIGIWKLGGQPSEFGKIISILALAKFYSTKRNDCRSFFVFIFAFILILPVILLVLLQPDFGTAVVYLNMFIFISFFAGVDIHYLLYFTLTGIFSFLFMVLPVWYEYQADMGSILYLIFSNNFYFKVSFLVLVLVFLFSAIGFFVSKYNLTIRFVYFYMLFISSILLISAFFSKFLSKFMKPYQIKRFLVFLDPNIDLKGAGWNLNQVKVAIGSGGMFGKGFLKGPYTHANYVPSQSTDFIFSILAEEFGFLGASLVLVLFFLIFFRILIIMNKSKDSYMSLVLAGVLSLLFFHTSFNVGMSLGLLPITGIPLPFLSYGGSSTITFFMAMTLYFNIESIVTMD from the coding sequence ATGGCTGTTTTTAGAAAAGGTTACGATGGTTTTACATTATTTAGTTTAGTAATGATATCTTTTATTGGAATTTTACTTATATATTCTAGTGATTATACTTCTAATGGTTCTTTGATGAAAATCGAATATATTAAACAGATTATATGGGTTTTTAGTGGATTTTTTATAGTTTTTTTAGTAGGAAGATATGACCTTAAGATTATACATGGCATGATTTATCCTTTATATTTTTTGTTGATTGTTGCTTTAATTTTCACTGCTTTTTTTGGTATTACTGTTAATGGAGCTAAGTCTTGGATTGGAATTTGGAAATTAGGAGGCCAACCTTCAGAATTTGGTAAAATTATTAGTATTTTAGCTCTTGCTAAATTTTACAGTACTAAAAGGAATGATTGTCGTAGTTTTTTTGTTTTTATTTTTGCTTTTATATTAATTTTACCCGTTATTTTGCTTGTATTGTTGCAACCTGATTTTGGTACTGCTGTAGTTTATTTGAATATGTTTATATTTATTTCTTTTTTTGCTGGTGTAGATATACATTATCTTTTGTATTTTACATTAACAGGGATTTTTTCATTCCTTTTTATGGTGTTGCCTGTTTGGTATGAGTATCAGGCAGATATGGGAAGTATTTTGTATTTAATTTTTTCAAATAATTTTTATTTTAAAGTATCTTTTTTAGTATTAGTTTTGGTGTTTTTATTTTCTGCTATAGGCTTTTTTGTTTCGAAATATAATTTAACTATTAGATTTGTTTATTTTTATATGTTATTTATAAGTTCAATTTTGTTAATTTCTGCTTTTTTTTCTAAATTTCTTTCAAAGTTTATGAAACCTTATCAGATTAAAAGATTTTTAGTTTTTTTAGATCCAAATATTGACCTTAAAGGTGCTGGCTGGAATTTGAATCAAGTAAAAGTCGCTATTGGTTCTGGGGGCATGTTTGGTAAAGGATTTTTAAAAGGTCCTTATACTCATGCAAATTATGTGCCATCTCAAAGTACAGATTTTATTTTTTCAATCCTTGCTGAAGAATTTGGTTTTTTGGGAGCTAGTTTAGTTTTAGTATTATTTTTTCTTATTTTTTTTAGAATTTTAATAATAATGAATAAAAGTAAAGATAGTTATATGTCTTTGGTTCTTGCTGGAGTATTGAGTCTTTTATTTTTTCATACATCTTTTAATGTTGGTATGTCTTTAGGGCTTTTGCCAATTACAGGAATACCTTTGCCGTTTTTATCCTACGGTGGTTCCTCTACTATTACTTTCTTTATGGCTATGACTCTTTATTTTAATATTGAATCTATAGTAACTATGGATTAA
- the cyaB gene encoding class IV adenylate cyclase, producing MFEVELKAFIPPKKLKKIFKLANEKFKFIQETIKKDIYYSNKEKLIRIRKFNTSEEIITFKVKSLENDIEINKEIEFKVDNTENFVCFLEQMDFKILYKKRKKSLIYKKRNINIEINEVENLGSFLEIEKIIYDENELTPAKIEIYAIIKELKLQNNIEQKSYFELILANQSKE from the coding sequence ATGTTTGAAGTTGAATTAAAAGCTTTTATTCCCCCCAAAAAATTAAAAAAAATCTTCAAATTGGCTAATGAAAAATTCAAATTTATTCAAGAAACAATAAAAAAAGATATTTATTATTCTAATAAAGAAAAATTAATTAGAATAAGAAAATTTAACACCTCAGAAGAAATTATAACATTTAAAGTTAAATCCTTAGAAAATGACATAGAAATAAATAAGGAGATAGAATTTAAAGTAGACAATACAGAAAATTTTGTCTGTTTTTTAGAACAAATGGATTTTAAAATCCTATATAAAAAAAGAAAAAAAAGTTTAATTTATAAAAAAAGAAATATAAACATAGAAATTAATGAAGTGGAAAATCTTGGGTCCTTTTTAGAAATAGAAAAAATAATTTATGATGAAAACGAATTAACCCCTGCAAAAATAGAAATTTATGCAATAATAAAAGAACTTAAATTACAAAATAACATTGAACAAAAATCTTACTTCGAATTAATATTAGCTAATCAATCTAAAGAATAA
- the pgsA gene encoding CDP-diacylglycerol--glycerol-3-phosphate 3-phosphatidyltransferase, which produces MNVKSIISPNRITFCRIILSFIILFIFFLENFLNLYFFLIIIWVLIVFNEITDIIDGYVARKYNLVSDVGKILDPYADVLQHLTYFVFFFYKGITPYYFFVIFIYREISIGVFRNLIIQFNVVQQAKFLGKLKSLFYAISAFASLFLYSLDKLKITIFVDNFIISNLSLNLNFSFCVEMIYCASAFLTIISLIDYVFIFLDLIKYEK; this is translated from the coding sequence TTGAATGTCAAGAGCATAATTAGTCCTAATAGAATAACTTTTTGTAGAATTATATTATCTTTTATTATTTTATTTATATTTTTTCTTGAAAATTTTTTGAATCTTTATTTTTTTTTAATCATAATTTGGGTTCTGATTGTTTTTAATGAAATAACAGATATTATTGATGGATATGTTGCCAGAAAATATAACTTGGTTAGTGATGTAGGCAAAATTTTAGATCCTTATGCAGATGTATTGCAACATCTAACATATTTTGTTTTTTTCTTTTATAAAGGTATTACACCATATTATTTTTTTGTAATTTTTATATATCGTGAAATTTCTATTGGTGTTTTTAGAAATTTAATTATTCAATTTAATGTAGTTCAGCAAGCTAAATTTTTGGGTAAATTAAAATCATTATTTTATGCCATATCGGCATTTGCAAGTCTTTTTCTTTATAGTTTAGATAAATTAAAAATTACTATTTTTGTTGATAATTTTATTATCTCAAACTTAAGTTTAAATTTAAATTTTTCTTTTTGTGTTGAAATGATATATTGTGCATCTGCCTTTTTGACTATCATATCTTTAATTGATTATGTTTTTATATTTTTGGATCTTATAAAGTATGAAAAATAG
- the mrdA gene encoding penicillin-binding protein 2, with amino-acid sequence MKVILAGRYRFGMLLLSFVFFSYLFALFKMQIGKHLLYDKEATVLLSRVDKIKAARGEILDSNFNILANNLTAFVLKISLEQYYSMPIEDRKEMLDFLSSILGMEKGLIISKIEASRGYLKDVEIVEGLSPDMLFRIAEKRSYYPALLWTYSFKRNYLVDDSFSHSIGYVGKINQRELRAFYNVKGYDNNSTIGKLGIEQTYDSYIRGKEGLIKYKVDSRERKIDNGSIIEYMIPGNNIVLNINKDIQMLAKETLGERYGSLVVLKPSTGSILALYNYPYYSMNDVYNKDSKEDYSFLNRAIQSVYPPASIFKLVMTTALLEEKVFDKNKKIYCLGYFRVGNRMFHCWNRGGHGYVNLEQAVAHSCNVYFYILGLKYLGIENIVKYAKEYGFGEKTGIDLPNEVSGLLPSQEWKEKTFNQSWVGGDTVNFSIGQGFVNATPIQIANMIAMIANEGVVYKPRVVNRILDGNSNEVVLKNVPEVLRKTNVISKTTFRLLKNYMRNVITYGTAKNSVLTKAVKVIGKTGTGQTGVTGIENSSFVGLAPYGGSPDEQIIIFSLIEGRSNLDNMWSAKSIDLMMQGIFANQSYEDILKVYRPWYIR; translated from the coding sequence GTGAAAGTCATTTTGGCTGGCAGATATAGGTTTGGGATGTTACTTTTATCTTTCGTTTTTTTTTCTTATCTTTTTGCTTTGTTTAAAATGCAAATTGGAAAGCACTTGTTGTATGATAAAGAAGCTACAGTTCTGTTGTCTAGAGTGGATAAAATTAAGGCTGCAAGGGGTGAAATTCTAGATTCAAACTTTAATATTCTTGCAAATAATCTGACGGCATTTGTTTTAAAGATTAGTTTAGAGCAATATTATAGTATGCCTATTGAGGATAGAAAGGAGATGTTAGATTTTTTATCAAGCATTTTAGGCATGGAAAAAGGGCTTATCATTTCTAAAATCGAGGCTTCTAGAGGATATTTAAAGGATGTGGAAATAGTTGAAGGGCTAAGTCCAGATATGCTTTTTAGAATTGCTGAGAAAAGAAGTTATTATCCTGCACTTTTATGGACATATTCTTTTAAAAGAAATTATTTGGTAGATGATTCTTTTTCTCATTCTATTGGGTATGTTGGCAAGATTAATCAAAGAGAACTTCGTGCTTTTTATAATGTTAAGGGATATGATAATAATTCTACAATAGGAAAGTTGGGTATTGAACAAACTTATGATAGTTATATTAGAGGAAAAGAAGGTTTAATTAAATATAAGGTAGATTCTAGAGAAAGGAAGATAGATAATGGTTCTATTATAGAGTATATGATACCTGGTAATAACATTGTTTTAAACATTAATAAAGATATTCAAATGCTTGCAAAGGAAACTTTGGGTGAAAGATATGGATCTTTAGTAGTGTTAAAACCCTCAACAGGAAGTATATTGGCTCTTTATAATTATCCTTACTATTCTATGAATGATGTTTATAATAAGGATTCTAAAGAAGATTATTCTTTTTTAAATAGGGCAATTCAATCAGTTTATCCTCCTGCATCTATTTTTAAATTAGTTATGACTACGGCGTTGTTAGAAGAAAAAGTTTTTGATAAGAATAAGAAGATATATTGTTTGGGATATTTCAGAGTAGGAAATAGAATGTTTCATTGTTGGAATCGTGGTGGGCATGGTTATGTCAATTTAGAGCAGGCTGTTGCTCATTCATGTAATGTTTATTTCTATATATTAGGACTTAAATATCTTGGTATTGAGAATATTGTTAAGTATGCAAAAGAATATGGCTTTGGTGAGAAGACTGGTATTGACCTGCCAAATGAGGTTTCTGGCCTTCTTCCCAGTCAGGAGTGGAAGGAAAAAACTTTTAATCAGTCTTGGGTAGGTGGTGATACTGTAAATTTTTCAATAGGGCAAGGCTTTGTAAATGCTACCCCTATTCAGATTGCTAATATGATAGCTATGATTGCAAATGAAGGTGTTGTTTATAAACCAAGGGTTGTTAATAGAATTTTAGATGGGAATAGTAATGAAGTTGTCCTTAAAAATGTTCCCGAAGTTCTTCGGAAAACAAATGTTATTAGTAAAACCACGTTTAGACTTTTAAAAAATTATATGAGAAATGTTATAACTTATGGTACTGCTAAAAATTCAGTTCTCACAAAAGCTGTCAAAGTTATAGGAAAGACTGGGACAGGTCAAACTGGTGTTACTGGTATTGAAAATAGTTCTTTTGTCGGACTTGCTCCTTATGGTGGCTCTCCTGATGAACAAATTATTATATTTAGTTTAATTGAAGGAAGGAGTAACTTGGACAATATGTGGTCTGCTAAATCTATAGATTTAATGATGCAAGGGATTTTTGCTAATCAAAGTTATGAAGATATTCTTAAAGTATATAGACCATGGTATATTAGGTAG
- the mreC gene encoding rod shape-determining protein MreC, with amino-acid sequence MKFLVNIKNFIKVLSVLIFAIVLMIYDSGSLHVKKKDNFFIFTLNSYIQRNMYDFFVFVSSIFKAINEYKDYGKIVEAYKKRIQQLEIVLQNVQVLRQENSRLKEQLGFYSIHSHDFISAEIIYLNYANISSLMAINKGYNDGVQKDMIAIAYQDGFSGLVGKVVKVYAHTARVLPLTSYENFVSARIQNSKFIGLVEGKGYGKPLEMNYVNKLAESSLKIGDFIVTAGFSDYPSGIYIGKITYFNVLEYNSLLSIKIEPIIVLDKLEYVFLIKGNNRIEK; translated from the coding sequence ATGAAGTTTCTTGTTAATATCAAGAATTTTATTAAGGTATTAAGTGTATTAATATTTGCTATTGTTCTTATGATTTATGATTCAGGTAGTTTGCATGTAAAGAAGAAGGATAATTTTTTTATTTTTACATTAAATTCATATATTCAAAGGAATATGTATGATTTTTTTGTTTTTGTTTCTAGTATTTTTAAGGCTATAAATGAATATAAAGATTATGGAAAAATAGTAGAGGCTTATAAAAAAAGAATACAGCAACTTGAAATAGTACTTCAAAATGTTCAGGTTTTAAGGCAAGAAAATTCTAGACTTAAAGAGCAGCTTGGATTTTATTCAATACATTCTCATGATTTTATTTCTGCTGAAATAATTTACTTGAATTATGCAAATATTTCGTCTTTAATGGCAATTAATAAGGGCTATAATGATGGTGTTCAGAAAGACATGATAGCTATTGCTTACCAAGATGGATTTAGTGGTCTTGTTGGCAAAGTTGTTAAAGTTTATGCACATACTGCAAGGGTTTTGCCTTTAACTAGTTATGAAAATTTTGTTTCTGCAAGAATTCAAAATAGCAAATTTATTGGTCTTGTTGAAGGTAAGGGGTATGGTAAACCTCTTGAGATGAATTATGTCAATAAATTGGCTGAGAGTTCTTTAAAAATTGGAGATTTTATTGTTACTGCTGGATTTAGCGACTATCCCAGTGGAATTTACATAGGAAAAATTACTTATTTTAATGTTCTTGAATATAACTCTCTTTTAAGTATTAAGATAGAACCCATAATAGTTTTAGATAAGTTAGAATATGTTTTTTTGATTAAGGGTAACAATAGGATAGAGAAGTGA
- a CDS encoding rod shape-determining protein MreD, protein MISFVLYYIISVFLGQVFQYYCDVSFSFSIDIFLIILIFNSLNFVFNLGLVSSILHGFIMEYFNGLPLGFFVFNYVLIFYLLEKIKMVVPKSMFSITVFFIVSKFIIWFVAMVFSDFIDLKGFNYSIFDFNLILNIVFLNFLYSILSYCTKNFYTIKEEY, encoded by the coding sequence GTGATATCATTTGTGCTTTATTATATTATTAGTGTATTTTTAGGTCAAGTTTTTCAATATTATTGTGATGTTAGTTTTTCTTTTTCAATAGATATATTTTTAATTATTTTGATTTTCAATTCTTTGAACTTTGTTTTTAATTTAGGTTTAGTCTCAAGTATTTTGCATGGTTTTATTATGGAATATTTCAATGGATTACCGCTTGGATTTTTTGTTTTTAATTATGTTTTGATATTTTATCTTCTTGAGAAAATTAAGATGGTTGTTCCAAAGAGCATGTTTAGTATAACCGTATTTTTCATTGTTTCAAAATTTATTATTTGGTTTGTGGCAATGGTTTTTTCAGATTTTATTGATCTTAAAGGATTTAATTATTCAATATTTGATTTTAATCTCATACTTAATATAGTATTTTTGAATTTTTTATATTCAATTTTAAGTTATTGTACTAAAAATTTTTATACTATCAAAGAGGAATACTAA